A genomic segment from Nocardia cyriacigeorgica GUH-2 encodes:
- a CDS encoding YraN family protein, with the protein MAHNLALGAHGEDLAARYLEAAGMDIVCRNWRCRYGELDLIAREGDITAFIEVKTRTGLGFGTPAEAVTFTKRQRIRRLALLWLSEQDGPWQRIRFDVVSVLVAREREPVIEHLKAVF; encoded by the coding sequence GTGGCACACAACTTGGCGCTCGGCGCACACGGGGAAGACCTGGCGGCACGGTATCTGGAAGCCGCGGGCATGGACATCGTCTGCCGGAACTGGCGTTGCCGGTACGGCGAACTGGACCTGATCGCACGCGAAGGCGATATCACCGCCTTCATCGAGGTGAAAACCAGAACGGGCCTCGGCTTCGGCACACCGGCGGAGGCGGTGACCTTCACCAAACGCCAGCGCATCCGCAGGCTGGCGCTGCTGTGGCTGTCCGAACAGGACGGGCCCTGGCAACGCATCCGCTTCGACGTGGTCTCGGTACTGGTGGCCCGCGAGCGCGAACCAGTGATCGAACACCTGAAAGCGGTGTTCTGA
- a CDS encoding DUF2469 domain-containing protein gives MSAEDLEKYETEMELSLYREYKDIVGQFSYVVETERRFYLANSVELRPQNADGEVYFEVRMSDAWVWDMYRPARFVKHVRVITFKDVNIEELEKPDLRLPE, from the coding sequence ATGAGCGCCGAGGACCTCGAGAAGTACGAAACCGAGATGGAGCTGTCCCTGTACCGCGAGTACAAGGACATCGTCGGGCAGTTCTCGTACGTGGTGGAGACGGAGCGCCGCTTCTACCTGGCCAATTCCGTGGAATTGCGCCCGCAGAACGCCGACGGCGAGGTGTATTTCGAGGTCCGGATGAGCGACGCCTGGGTCTGGGACATGTACCGGCCCGCCCGCTTCGTCAAGCATGTGCGGGTGATCACCTTCAAGGACGTCAATATCGAGGAGCTGGAGAAGCCGGATCTGCGGCTGCCGGAGTAG
- a CDS encoding ribonuclease HII — MRKAGGLRTLEAALNRSGLGPVAGVDEAGRGPSAGPLVVAACVLSPKGHDALAGLDDSKKLTEAVREELYPVITRLALAWHVVVIPAWEIDAIGIHVANLEGMRRAVAGLGRTPGYVLTDGFRVPGIPVPSLPVVGGDATAACIAAASVLAKVTRDRMMVELDQRLPGYGFAAHKGYNTPEHNAALRQLGPCVEHRRSWRNVREHEPAGAAGRPVRHEVVVSSGSVIVDQVTSDRLATEALHTR; from the coding sequence ATGCGCAAGGCCGGCGGGCTGCGCACGCTCGAAGCAGCCTTGAATCGCAGCGGCCTCGGACCCGTCGCCGGCGTCGACGAGGCCGGCCGCGGGCCCAGCGCGGGCCCACTGGTGGTCGCGGCGTGCGTGCTCTCGCCCAAAGGCCATGACGCGCTGGCCGGACTCGATGATTCGAAGAAGCTCACCGAGGCGGTCCGCGAAGAGCTGTATCCGGTGATCACCCGGCTGGCGCTGGCCTGGCACGTGGTGGTGATCCCGGCCTGGGAGATCGACGCCATCGGCATCCACGTCGCCAATCTCGAAGGCATGCGCCGCGCGGTCGCCGGGCTGGGGCGTACGCCCGGCTACGTGCTCACCGATGGGTTCCGGGTGCCGGGCATCCCGGTGCCGTCGCTGCCTGTGGTGGGTGGCGATGCCACCGCGGCCTGCATCGCGGCGGCGAGTGTGCTCGCCAAGGTCACCCGCGACCGGATGATGGTCGAGCTGGATCAACGGCTGCCCGGCTACGGTTTCGCGGCGCACAAGGGCTACAACACGCCCGAGCACAATGCGGCGTTGCGGCAGCTCGGACCGTGTGTCGAACACCGGCGTTCGTGGCGCAATGTGCGTGAGCACGAGCCCGCGGGGGCGGCCGGAAGGCCGGTGCGGCACGAGGTCGTGGTGTCCTCCGGATCGGTCATCGTGGATCAGGTCACGTCCGACCGACTGGCTACCGAAGCGTTACATACGCGATGA